In Lacerta agilis isolate rLacAgi1 chromosome 8, rLacAgi1.pri, whole genome shotgun sequence, one genomic interval encodes:
- the FKRP gene encoding fukutin-related protein, translating to MNLELRDSPWARDKSSSNSPWARKMRITFCQGVLAVAITINLLILFYISRLQQRVLHRHRDHPHPSAHQPRGLLRSGVTVLIREFEDFENYVPDVVRLFVKHKPELPIVVAADRLPYPPMVLPGTPNIQVVVLKPSPDQPAHVSRPETYVKTEYVALVPDGVRVDSASQLEQMLEEFKASQAQVEMVAAPVQSLAPLQCLNLKVNLKEWTADYTAAPPSSKVCAALKGEAVILLRTRDLFNLSMPLAKPMLTSLFIQASLWGWAVRLLDVSFSALHQPLLTSSHNQWKADNLAKANRLQLFRDFGIKRVVLEDGKEQWFGCGKETPRCFGTIHDDTPEYLYQNRWTPPCCLRALRETAKYVISILEASGVRYWLEGGTLLGAARHQDIIPWDYDVDLGIYLEDIPNCELLRSADSGSIVDEKGFVWEKAIEGDFYRVQYSERNHLHVDLWPFYPKNGVMTKDTWMDHRQDIEFPEHFLKPLVPIPFAGFLAMAPNDYWSFLELKFGEGVIENPEYPNPAVRSMEKGN from the coding sequence ATGAATCTGGAACTGCGAGACTCTCCGTGGGCCAGAGACAAGAGCTCTTCAAACTCGCCCTGGGCTCGCAAGATGCGCATCACTTTCTGCCAGGGCGTGCTTGCTGTTGCCATCACCATAAACTTACTGATCCTTTTCTACATCTCGAGGCTGCAGCAGCGCGTCTTGCACCGGCACAGggaccacccgcatcccagtgcCCACCAGCCCCGTGGCCTGCTGAGGTCAGGCGTGACCGTCCTCATCAGGGAGTTTGAAGACTTTGAAAACTACGTCCCCGACGTGGTGCGTCTCTTCGTGAAGCACAAACCTGAGCTGCCCATTGTGGTGGCGGCAGACCGATTGCCTTATCCTCCTATGGTTCTCCCTGGCACTCCCAACATCCAGGTCGTCGTTCTCAAGCCGTCCCCTGACCAGCCTGCCCACGTCTCCAGGCCCGAGACCTACGTGAAGACGGAATACGTGGCGCTGGTGCCGGATGGGGTGAGGGTGGATTCCGCATCCCAGCTGGAGCAAATGCTGGAGGAGTTCAAGGCCAGCCAAGCTCAGGTGGAGATGGTGGCGGCTCCAGTGCAGTCGCTAGCTCCCCTCCAGTGCCTGAACCTCAAGGTGAACCTTAAAGAATGGACGGCTGACTACACGGCAGCTCCGCCTTCCTCCAAGGTGTGTGCGGCCTTGAAAGGCGAGGCCGTCATCCTCCTGCGCACCAGGGACCTCTTCAACCTCTCCATGCCCCTGGCCAAGCCCATGCTGACTTCCCTCTTCATCCAGGCATCCCTGTGGGGATGGGCCGTCCGCCTCCTTGACGTTTCCTTCTCGGCGCTCCACCAGCCTCTGCTCACCTCCTCCCACAACCAGTGGAAGGCCGACAACCTCGCCAAAGCCAACCGCCTGCAGCTCTTCCGCGACTTTGGCATCAAGCGGGTCGTCCTGGAGGACGGCAAGGAGCAGTGGTTTGGCTGCGGCAAGGAGACGCCCCGGTGCTTCGGCACCATCCACGATGACACGCCGGAATACCTCTACCAGAACCGGTGGACGCCGCCTTGCTGCCTCCGAGCCCTGAGGGAGACAGCCAAGTACGTCATCAGCATCCTGGAGGCGTCTGGAGTGCGCTACTGGCTGGAAGGGGGGACGCTCCTCGGAGCCGCCCGCCACCAAGACATCATCCCGTGGGATTACGACGTGGATCTCGGCATCTACCTGGAAGACATCCCCAACTGCGAGCTGCTCCGGAGTGCAGATTCCGGCTCCATCGTGGACGAGAAGGGCTTTGTCTGGGAGAAAGCTATCGAGGGGGACTTCTACCGAGTGCAGTATAGTGAGCGCAACCACTTGCACGTCGACCTGTGGCCCTTCTATCCCAAGAACGGCGTGATGACCAAGGACACATGGATGGACCACCGGCAGGACATCGAGTTCCCAGAGCACTTCCTGAAGCCTTTGGTCCCCATCCCGTTTGCCGGCTTCCTGGCTATGGCGCCCAATGATTACTGGAGCTTCCTGGAGCTGAAGTTTGGAGAAGGGGTGATTGAAAATCCAGAATATCCAAACCCAGCTGTGAGGAGCATGGAGAAGGGAAACTGA
- the STRN4 gene encoding striatin-4 — translation MEAERVAARAQQLHQQALAAAGDQPPQPPPPPPPQQGTAAASQGGPGRGELSLPGILHFIQHEWARFEAEKSRWEAERAELQAQVAFLQGERKGQENLKTDLVRRIKMLEYALKQERSKYHKLKFGTELNQGEKKPDMSEPVSNGPAEPITLEGNQFMWKEGRQLLRQYLEEVGYTDTILDMRSKRVRSLLGRCSMELNGAAEPSGLGSGPAPGPAGLNGGESLLVKQIEEQIKRNAGKEAKDRTGGSVMEKIPFLQGCEEEDDSDEEKDLESLPLETQRQHKKQRVKLTNKPLMPEVEDEDDDEDSEDALSEFDFLGSGENGEGSGDMRRAGDGNELESRRVKLQGMLADLQDVDGLPPKPSMPAAISSQPRSHEGSLGFSSDVFIMDTIGGGEVSLGDLADLTVTNDNELSCDLSDSKDAFKKTWNPKFTLRSHYDGIRALVFHHAESALVTASEDGTLKLWNLQKTVAAKKNAALDVEPVYAFRAHRGPVLSVAMGCNSEYCYSGGADSRIRCWRIPELSMDPYDGYDPSVLGNVLDGHTDAVWGLAFSPSKNRLASCSADGTVRIWDPSCSNSPCLSTYTADSENGIPTSITFSGTDPAHVVAAFQTGCAVLYDVEANCSVLTLESRPASGSSQINQVVSHPTQPITITAHDDRGIRFLDNRTGKAVHSMVAHLDAVTCLAVDPNGVFLISGSHDCSLRLWNLDNKTCTQEITAHRKKHEEAIHDVAFHPSKALIASAGADALAKVFV, via the exons ATGGAGGCCGAGCGGGTGGCGGCGCGGGCCCAGCAGCTGCACCAGCAGGCGCTGGCCGCGGCGGGAGACCAGCCACCTCAGCCGCCCCCTCCTCCGCCGCCTCAGCAAGGCACGGCGGCGGCCTCTCAGGGTGGCCCCGGCCGCGGCGAGCTGAGCCTGCCGGGCATCCTGCACTTCATCCAGCACGAGTGGGCGCGCTTCGAGGCCGAGAAGAGCCGCTGGGAGGCCGAGAGGGCCGAGCTGCAG GCGCAAGTGGCCTTTCttcagggggaaaggaagggccaAGAGAACCTCAAGACAGATCTTGTACGGAGGATAAAGATGCTGGAATACGCTTTGAAGCAGGAGAG gtCAAAGTACCACAAGCTGAAATTTGGCACTGAACTGAACCAGGGGGAAAAGAAACCAGATATGTCAGAACCAG TCTCCAACGGGCCAGCGGAACCTATCACGTTGGAGGGCAACCAGTTCATGTGGAAGGAAGGGCGCCAACTCCTCCGCCA GTACCTGGAGGAAGTGGGCTACACGGACACCATCCTAGACATGCGATCCAAGCGAGTCCGCTCCCTGCTCGGCCGCTGCTCTATGGAACTGAACGGTGCTGCCGAGCCCAGCGGCCTGGGGAGTGGGCCTGCGCCGGGACCTGCTGGGCTGAATGGGGGCGAGTCCCTTCTCGTCAAGCAGATAGAGGAGCAGATCAAAAG GAATGCTGGGAAGGAGGCAAAGGACAGGACCGGCGGCTCCGTGATGGAGAAGATTCCCTTCTTGCAGGGCTGCGAGGAAGAAGACGACAGTGATGAGGAGAAAGACTTGGAAAGCCTGCCCCTGGAGACGCAGCGGCAACACAAGAAGCAGCGAGTAAAG CTCACCAACAAGCCCCTGATGCCAGAAGTGGAGGATGAAGACGACGACGAGGACTCCGAGGATGCACTGAGCGAGTTCGACTTCCTCGGCTCAGGGGAGAACGGCGAGGGGTCCGGGGACATGCGGCGAGCTGGAGATGGCAATGAACTTG AAAGCCGCCGAGTGAAGCTGCAGGGCATGCTAGCCGACCTCCAAGATGTGGATGGGCTTCCCCCAAAGCCTTCCATGCCGGCAGCCATCTCCAGTCAACCCAGATCTCACGAAG GTTCCCTGGGCTTCTCCTCGGATGTTTTTATAATGGACACCATTGGCGGAGGAGAGGTCAGCCTGGGAGACCTTGCAGACCTGACCGTCACCAACGACAATGAGCTAAGCTGCGAT CTCTCGGACAGCAAAGATGCCTTTAAGAAGACGTGGAACCCCAAGTTCACCCTACGGAGTCACTACGATGGCATCCGGGCCTTGGTCTTCCATCACGCCGAGTCCGCGCTGGTCACCGCCTCGGAGGATGGCACGCTGAAGCTGTGGAACCTCCAGAAGACGGTGGCCGCCAAAAA GAATGCAGCGCTCGACGTGGAGCCAGTCTATGCATTCAGGGCACACAG GGGCCCGGTGCTTTCTGTTGCCATGGGCTGCAACAGCGAATATTGCTACAGTGGAGGCGCAGACTCGAGGATCCGTTGCTGGAGGATCCCGGAACTCAGCATGGACCCCTACGATGGCTATG ACCCAAGTGTGCTCGGCAACGTCTTGGATGGCCACACAGACGCCGTTTGGGGCCTGGCCTTCAGCCCCTCGAAGAACCGTCTGGCTTCGTGTTCTGCAGACGGCACAGTGAGGATATGGGACCCCAGCTGCAGCAACTCCCCCTGCCTCAGCACCTACACTGCAGATAGTG AGAACGGAATCCCTACCTCCATCACCTTCTCCGGTACCGACCCTGCACACGTTGTGGCAGCCTTCCAGACAGGATGCGCGGTTCTCTATGATGTGGAAGCCAACTGCTCTGTCCTGACCCTGGAATCCAGGCCAGCCAGCG GATCCAGTCAGATCAACCAAGTTGTGAGCCACCCAACCCAGCCGATCACTATCACAGCCCATGACGACCGAGGGATCCGCTTCCTGGACAATCGCACAG GGAAAGCTGTGCACTCCATGGTGGCACACCTGGACGCTGTTACCTGTCTTGCTGTGGATCCCAACGGAGTTTTCCTTATATCAGGAA GCCACGACTGCTCCCTCCGGCTGTGGAACCTCGACAACAAGACCTGCACGCAGGAGATCACAGCTCACCGCAAGAAGCACGAAGAGGCCATCCACGATGTGGCCTTCCACCCCAGCAAGGCCCTGATTGCCAGCGCTGGGGCCGATGCCCTTGCCAAGGTCTTTGTATGA